A DNA window from Pseudomonas sp. B21-056 contains the following coding sequences:
- a CDS encoding sigma-70 family RNA polymerase sigma factor, translating to MFDAATPTEHSLHALYRDHGGWLEGWLRRRMGNAWDAADLRQDTFLRVLSSAQPLADLHEPRAYLLTVGKRLLSNFYTRRNLEQAYLDALASLPEECVPSPEQRWLLLETLQALDELLDGLPPQVRRAFLWSQLEGLGYREIAERMQVSERTVKRYMAQAYEHCLLVDF from the coding sequence ATGTTTGATGCAGCTACGCCGACGGAGCACTCCCTTCATGCGTTGTACCGTGATCATGGCGGTTGGCTGGAAGGCTGGTTGAGACGGCGCATGGGCAATGCCTGGGATGCGGCGGACCTGCGCCAGGATACCTTCCTGCGGGTCCTGTCCAGTGCCCAGCCCCTGGCGGACCTGCACGAACCCCGTGCCTACCTGCTCACGGTCGGCAAGCGGCTGCTGAGCAATTTCTATACCCGGCGCAACCTGGAACAGGCTTACCTCGATGCCCTGGCAAGTCTGCCCGAAGAGTGCGTACCGTCCCCGGAGCAACGCTGGCTGCTGCTCGAAACCCTGCAAGCCCTGGACGAATTGCTCGATGGCCTGCCGCCCCAGGTGCGGCGGGCTTTTTTGTGGAGTCAGCTCGAAGGCCTCGGCTACCGGGAAATTGCCGAGCGCATGCAGGTGTCCGAACGCACCGTCAAGCGCTACATGGCCCAGGCCTATGAGCATTGCCTGCTGGTGGACTTTTGA
- a CDS encoding SgcJ/EcaC family oxidoreductase → MKMKTLALATFFVLTTPFVHAADATPFVYRTVAEQPKNVNDREIAALFDQWNKTLQTGSATAMSSLYAPDAVLQPTLSNKVRTTPAQIQDYFEHFLAGKPVGKINYREIRHLGPDAAMDSGVYTFTLTNADGSKKDVQARYTYLYERLNGQWKIINHHSSAMPEVPKALHASH, encoded by the coding sequence ATGAAAATGAAAACCCTGGCCCTTGCCACTTTTTTTGTACTGACCACGCCTTTTGTCCATGCTGCCGATGCCACGCCTTTCGTGTATCGCACCGTGGCCGAACAACCCAAGAACGTGAATGATCGGGAGATCGCTGCGCTGTTCGACCAGTGGAACAAGACACTGCAGACCGGCAGTGCCACCGCGATGAGCAGCCTCTATGCGCCGGATGCGGTCCTGCAACCGACTCTTTCCAACAAGGTGCGTACCACGCCGGCACAGATCCAGGACTATTTCGAGCACTTCCTGGCGGGTAAGCCGGTCGGGAAGATCAACTACCGGGAAATCCGCCACCTGGGTCCCGATGCGGCAATGGACAGTGGCGTCTACACCTTCACCCTGACCAATGCCGATGGCAGCAAGAAGGACGTCCAGGCGCGCTACACCTACCTCTATGAGCGCCTGAACGGGCAGTGGAAGATCATCAACCACCACTCTTCGGCCATGCCGGAAGTGCCGAAAGCCCTGCACGCCAGCCACTGA
- a CDS encoding sensor histidine kinase, with protein sequence MQSPPHDPGSALAIRSQYRQSQSRAARLGLLLGTGHELTRLPLAQMRQRVVQRACAFVAMDHGLLLEWAPDHPASALASHGSGERLDWLASLAQSPSPGPQWLEYPGSALPQVLRVPLRAADGTVFGVLLLGNSVVISAPDNEDIESLQLLTTLLAAHLENHRLLEALQARERTMSELVHRLFTAQEDERKRVAYDLHDGLAQNLAGLHQRLQGFAGRCPVLPPDLANELQTILALAQGCVGEGRQLIGGLRPHVLDDFGLYKAVDKEADRLRDAGLTVDWVEHSPERLPGSTEIALFRIAQEGINNILKHARASHACLGLLISDGQASLRVEDNGRGFALEQPIETNGTRHLGLAAMQERALLLGGQLTCSSQPGDGTRLLASVPLPIHGAHP encoded by the coding sequence ATGCAAAGCCCACCCCATGACCCCGGCAGCGCCCTGGCCATCCGCAGTCAGTATCGTCAGTCACAAAGCCGCGCCGCGCGCCTGGGCCTGTTGTTGGGGACCGGCCATGAACTGACCCGGTTGCCCTTGGCGCAAATGCGCCAGCGCGTCGTGCAGAGGGCCTGTGCGTTCGTCGCCATGGACCATGGCTTGCTGCTGGAATGGGCGCCGGATCACCCGGCAAGCGCCCTCGCCAGCCATGGCAGTGGCGAACGACTCGATTGGCTCGCCAGCCTCGCTCAATCGCCCTCTCCCGGCCCGCAGTGGCTCGAATACCCCGGCAGCGCCCTGCCCCAGGTCCTCCGTGTGCCGCTGCGAGCCGCCGACGGGACGGTGTTCGGCGTACTGTTGCTGGGCAACAGCGTGGTCATCAGTGCGCCGGACAACGAAGACATCGAGTCCCTGCAACTGCTGACGACCCTGCTGGCTGCGCACCTGGAGAACCATCGGCTGCTCGAAGCGCTCCAGGCCCGCGAGCGCACCATGTCCGAGCTGGTCCACCGGTTGTTCACTGCCCAGGAGGACGAACGCAAGCGCGTGGCTTATGACCTGCATGACGGCCTGGCGCAAAACCTGGCCGGCCTGCACCAGCGCTTGCAGGGATTTGCCGGTCGCTGCCCGGTGTTGCCGCCAGACCTGGCGAACGAATTGCAGACCATCCTGGCGTTGGCCCAGGGCTGTGTCGGTGAAGGTCGGCAGTTGATCGGCGGCCTGCGTCCCCATGTGCTGGACGATTTCGGCCTGTACAAAGCGGTCGACAAGGAAGCTGATCGCCTGCGCGACGCCGGCCTGACGGTGGACTGGGTCGAACACAGTCCCGAGCGCCTGCCGGGCAGTACCGAAATCGCCCTGTTCCGTATTGCCCAGGAAGGCATCAACAATATCCTCAAGCACGCCCGGGCCAGCCACGCCTGCCTGGGGCTTTTGATCAGCGACGGCCAGGCCTCCCTGCGGGTCGAGGACAACGGTCGTGGCTTTGCCCTGGAGCAACCCATCGAAACCAACGGCACCCGCCATCTGGGCCTGGCTGCCATGCAGGAGCGAGCACTCCTGCTGGGAGGCCAGCTGACTTGTTCCAGCCAGCCCGGCGACGGCACCCGATTGCTGGCCAGCGTGCCGTTGCCCATCCACGGAGCACACCCATGA